The proteins below come from a single Kryptolebias marmoratus isolate JLee-2015 linkage group LG12, ASM164957v2, whole genome shotgun sequence genomic window:
- the si:ch211-157c3.4 gene encoding lipopolysaccharide-induced tumor necrosis factor-alpha factor homolog isoform X1 gives MSATGTKEPPPYLIPVESQESDVKVYHVHTPFQPPAAQDLTASTNRPVYTSGGGGVGTERLPGESKKNYVSYDVGLGRQSGMTTCSSCQQQVMTNVTYKAGTYAWLMCLLFICCGLFLCCCLIPFFLDSFKDAHHTCPRCNRVLHVEKKQCCK, from the exons ATGAGTGCAACTGGGACAAAAGAACCCCCTCCCTACCTCATACCAG TAGAAAGTCAGGAGTCTGACGTGAAGGTCTACCACGTGCACACCCCGTTCCAACCTCCCGCCGCACAGGACCTCACGGCGTCTACGAACAGACCAG tGTACACCAGCGGAGGTGGAGGCGTAGGCACGGAGCGCCTCCCAGGCGAGTCCAAAAAGAACTACGTGAGCTACGATGTGGGGCTGGGCCGTCAGTCGGGCATGaccacctgcagcagctgccagCAGCAGGTCATGACCAACGTCACCTACAAGGCAGGGACCTACGCCTGGCTCATGTGCCTACTCTTCATCTGCTGCGG GTTGTTCCTGTGCTGCTGCCTGATCCCATTCTTCCTCGACAGCTTCAAAGACGCGCACCACACGTGTCCACGCTGCAACAGAGTGCTGCACGTTGAGAAGAAGCAATGCTGTAAATAA
- the si:ch211-157c3.4 gene encoding lipopolysaccharide-induced tumor necrosis factor-alpha factor homolog isoform X2, translating to MSATGTKEPPPYLIPESQESDVKVYHVHTPFQPPAAQDLTASTNRPVYTSGGGGVGTERLPGESKKNYVSYDVGLGRQSGMTTCSSCQQQVMTNVTYKAGTYAWLMCLLFICCGLFLCCCLIPFFLDSFKDAHHTCPRCNRVLHVEKKQCCK from the exons ATGAGTGCAACTGGGACAAAAGAACCCCCTCCCTACCTCATACCAG AAAGTCAGGAGTCTGACGTGAAGGTCTACCACGTGCACACCCCGTTCCAACCTCCCGCCGCACAGGACCTCACGGCGTCTACGAACAGACCAG tGTACACCAGCGGAGGTGGAGGCGTAGGCACGGAGCGCCTCCCAGGCGAGTCCAAAAAGAACTACGTGAGCTACGATGTGGGGCTGGGCCGTCAGTCGGGCATGaccacctgcagcagctgccagCAGCAGGTCATGACCAACGTCACCTACAAGGCAGGGACCTACGCCTGGCTCATGTGCCTACTCTTCATCTGCTGCGG GTTGTTCCTGTGCTGCTGCCTGATCCCATTCTTCCTCGACAGCTTCAAAGACGCGCACCACACGTGTCCACGCTGCAACAGAGTGCTGCACGTTGAGAAGAAGCAATGCTGTAAATAA